DNA from Streptomyces luteogriseus:
TGCACGCCGCGTGGTCCCGTTCCCGCGCCCCGGTGCTCGCCTATCTGGACGTGGATCTGTCCACCGATCTCGCCGCGCTGCTGCCGCTGGTCGCGCCGCTGATCTCGGGCCACTCGGACATCGCCATCGGCACCCGGCTGGCCCGTGGCTCGCGGGTGGTGCGCGGACCGAAACGGGAGTTCATCTCCCGCTGCTACAACGGGCTGCTGCGCGGCACGCTCGCCGTGGGCTTCTCCGACGCGCAGTGCGGGTTCAAGGCGGTGCGGCGGGACGTCGCCGAGCGGCTGCTGCCGCTGGTGGAGGACCGGGAGTGGTTCTTCGACACCGAGTTGCTGGTCATCGCCGAGCGCGCGGGGCTGCGGATCCACGAGGTGCCGGTGGACTGGGTGGACGACCCCGACAGCCGGGTCCACATCGTCTCCACGGCGCTGGCCGATCTGCGGGGCATGGCCAGGCTGGGGCGGGCCCTGGCCTGCGGGAGACTGCCGCTGTCCGCGCTGCGGCGCAGCGGCGGTGACCTCGACGGGGAGCTGCCCGCGGGTCTGGCCCGGCAGGTGGTGCGCTTCGCCGCCGTCGGCGCCGCCAGCACCCTGTGCTACCTGCTGCTGTACACCGTGCTCAGACCGGCGACGGGAGCGCAGGCCGCCAACGCGCTGGCCCTGTTCGCCAGCGCGATCGCCAACACGGCGGCCAACCGGCGGCTCACCTTCGGCGTACGGGGTCGCGGCGGCGCGCTCCGCCACCACCTCAAGGGCCTCGCCGCCTTCCTGATCGGGCTGGCCCTGACCAGCGGTTCGCTGGCCGCCTTGCACCACATCGCACCCGGGACCGGCCACCGGGTCGAGCTGCTGACGCTGATCGCCGCCAACCTGGCCGCGACGCTGCTGCGCTTCCTCCTCTTCCGGGCCTGGGTGTTCCCGGCCCGCCGCACGACAGGAACCACCGCCCCATGAGCACCGTCCAGTTGCGCCGCCCGCCCGCAGGCACCGGCCACCCCGAACTGCACCCGACATCACGGGGGTTGGGGCCG
Protein-coding regions in this window:
- a CDS encoding bifunctional glycosyltransferase family 2/GtrA family protein encodes the protein MRTVRRSALIDRPIPEPSALPRRAPLPAHHPDPVLDVVVPVYNEEHDLEPCVRRLHAHLGETFPYAFRITIADNASTDGTSRIAARLAAELPGTDFIRLAEKGRGRALHAAWSRSRAPVLAYLDVDLSTDLAALLPLVAPLISGHSDIAIGTRLARGSRVVRGPKREFISRCYNGLLRGTLAVGFSDAQCGFKAVRRDVAERLLPLVEDREWFFDTELLVIAERAGLRIHEVPVDWVDDPDSRVHIVSTALADLRGMARLGRALACGRLPLSALRRSGGDLDGELPAGLARQVVRFAAVGAASTLCYLLLYTVLRPATGAQAANALALFASAIANTAANRRLTFGVRGRGGALRHHLKGLAAFLIGLALTSGSLAALHHIAPGTGHRVELLTLIAANLAATLLRFLLFRAWVFPARRTTGTTAP